The following coding sequences lie in one Danio rerio strain Tuebingen ecotype United States chromosome 3, GRCz12tu, whole genome shotgun sequence genomic window:
- the aoc2 gene encoding retina-specific copper amine oxidase produces the protein MDSLIKYIVILLALISVILNIVLICLNSNKPPKCMSQSQASLNLQDTHSDRSLVFADLTPEEYKAVRDYMWAQKDLKISHSVLAKPSDNFLFLIDLSLPKKADVLRYLDKDGQKPAREASVVVFYGEHRYLKEYVVSLSGPLTHRDVTEQKYKTKTLPFTARTVTIGEYAQLFTLLYGVFQKLETPLRESFGYNLQTNKLLPFEGMPRGIKAGDRKTWISFFRDFSGMYIHPVGFEMLINHESSNSSDWTVDKLLYNGQYFNSIDAFIKRYQAGDLEKIVYKKIENFASLKPREKPTGLGPQQYYLQGKRFSVKNNQVVYLDWNFAFGMSSLTGMRAFDIRFEGQRIAYELSVQEAMSVYGSTTPGMILTKFLDSSIGIGRFAHELVRGIDCPYGATYVDTHRYIDTNVTQRFRNSICVFEHDIGRPLRRHFSDFFHNSYGGMANSALVIRSITAIGNYDYIWDFIFYQSGSVEARVHATGYISSSFLVDGNLKYGHQVAENVLGNIHTHFISFKVDLDILGEKNIFQTKDMVYEEVPLPWMPTEKAKIPRLVEQQVKTEKEAAMLHGAKTPRYLHIASKQTNRWGHNRSYRLQVLSFAGDPLPESESTEKSMSWARYKVAITKHKDEEQTSSSLYSQNYMWKPFVDFSKYIEDNETIDNEDLVAWVTAGFLHIPHAEDIPNTVTVGNGGGVLIRPHNYFNEDPSIHSPDGVHFIPGSENDCEYNKMACLEKDQCTSTLEPFTYHGFEGVMQFE, from the exons ATGGATTCTCTAATTAAATACATAGTGATACTTCTGGCTCTTATCTCGGTGATACTCAACATTGTGCTGATATGCTTAAATTCGAATAAGCCTCCAAAATGCATGTCCCAGTCGCAGGCGTCCCTGAATCTGCAAGACACACATTCAGATAGAAGTCTGGTTTTTGCCGACCTGACCCCAGAGGAGTACAAGGCTGTTCGCGACTATATGTGGGCGCAGAAAGACTTGAAGATCTCCCATTCAGTATTAGCAAAGCCCTCGGACAACTTTCTCTTCTTAATTGACCTCTCGCTCCCGAAGAAGGCTGATGTCCTGAGATATTTGGATAAAGACGGACAGAAGCCCGCGCGCGAAGCGTCCGTCGTGGTTTTCTACGGCGAACACCGTTACCTGAAGGAGTATGTGGTGTCGTTATCTGGTCCGCTAACGCATCGTGATGTTACTGAGCAGAAGTACAAAACCAAGACGTTACCCTTCACAGCCAGAACGGTGACCATTGGAGAGTACGCGCAGCTCTTTACGCTCCTTTATGGAGTTTTCCAAAAACTCGAAACACCTCTGAGGGAAAGTTTTGGGTATAACCTACAAACAAATAAACTGCTGCCGTTTGAGGGCATGCCAAGAGGCATCAAAGCTGGTGACCGCAAGACCTGGATCTCCTTTTTCCGCGATTTCAGTGGCATGTACATCCATCCCGTAGGTTTCGAGATGCTGATCAATCACGAAAGCAGCAACTCGTCCGACTGGACGGTTGACAAGTTGCTGTACAACGGCCAATATTTTAACAGCATTGACGCCTTTATAAAACGTTACCAAGCGGGTGATTTAGAAAAGATAGTCTACAAAAAGATCGAAAACTTCGCCTCGTTAAAGCCGAGGGAAAAGCCTACTGGCCTAGGACCACAACAGTATTATCTTCAAGGTAAACGTTTCAGCGTTAAAAACAACCAGGTGGTTTATTTAGACTGGAACTTTGCATTTGGCATGAGCTCTCTGACTGGGATGAGAGCGTTTGATATTCGTTTTGAAGGGCAGAGGATAGCGTATGAGCTGAGCGTGCAGGAGGCGATGTCTGTCTACGGCTCCACCACACCTGGGATGATCCTCACCAAGTTCCTCGACTCCAGTATCGGAATCGGTCGCTTCGCTCACGAGCTCGTGCGCGGGATCGACTGCCCGTACGGGGCCACATATGTAGACACGCACCGCTACATCGACACGAACGTCACGCAGCGTTTCAGAAACTCCATCTGTGTGTTTGAGCATGACATCGGGCGACCTCTGCGACGACACTTCTCAGATTTCTTTCACAATAGTTACGGTGGGATGGCGAACAGCGCCCTGGTGATCCGCTCCATTACTGCTATAGGGAACTATGACTACATATGGGACTTCATTTTCTATCAGAGTGGCTCAGTGGAGGCAAGAGTTCACGCCACCGGCTACATATCATCCTCCTTTTTGGTTGATGGAAATCTGAAGTATGGTCACCAGGTTGCAGAAAACGtcctaggaaacatccatacgcattTCATCAGCTTTAAAGTTGACCTTGATATCTTGG GTGAGAAGAATATATTTCAGACTAAAGACATGGTGTATGAGGAGGTGCCATTGCCATGGATGCCCACAGAGAAAGCAAAGATACCACGACTGGTGGAGCAACAAGTCAAGACAGAGAAAGAAGCAGCAATGCTTCATGGTGCCAAAACACCCCGTTACCTTCATATAGCCAGTAAGCAAACTAATCGCTGGGGCCACAATCGCTCTTACAGGCTTCAGGTGTTGAGCTTTGCTGGAGACCCCCTGCCTGAAAGTGAGTCTACAGAGAAGTCTATGTCCTGGGCTCG GTATAAGGTTGCTATAACCAAGCATAAAGATGAAGAGCAGACCAGTAGCAGTCTATACAGTCAGAATTACATGTGGAAACCATTTGTGGACTTCAGCAAATATATAGAAGATAATGAGACAATCGACAACGAG GACTTGGTTGCCTGGGTCACTGCTGGTTTCCTACACATTCCTCATGCAGAAGACATACCCAACACTGTTACGGTGGGCAATGGTGGCGGTGTCCTCATTAGGCCACACAACTATTTCAATGAAGATCCGTCCATACACTCACCTGATGGTGTGCATTTTATTCCGGGCTCTGAAAATGACTGTGAGTACAACAAAATGGCGTGTCTGGAAAAGGATCAGTGCACTTCCACACTGGAGCCATTCACTTACCACGGCTTTGAAGGTGTTATGCAGTTTGAGTGA
- the g6pc1b gene encoding glucose-6-phosphatase b isoform X2, whose translation MGAAGVYYAMVTSLLLNFKECDPLKRWCLQALLWAVFWSVQVCVSLSRVFIAAHFPHQVIAGVFSGIAVAKAFNRVSWIYSASLKGYMHSILCLVFVALGLYAVLDAASIDPYWSLMKAQKWCIQSEWVHLDTTPFAGLLRNTGALFGLGLSLHLPTHGDLQKNKNCGNSAFYRLTCTAATLPLLSLLDSFRPPTSTHALFYTLSFCKSATVPLTTISFVPYCISTLANAYRRMKAH comes from the exons ATGGGCGCTGCAGGGGTCTACTATGCCATGGTTACGTCACTGCTGCTGAATTTCAAGGAGTGTGACCCTCTGAAAAGATG GTGCTTGCAGGCTCTTCTTTGGGCTGTTTTCTGGAGTGTGCAGGTGTGTGTCAGTCTTTCTCGAGTCTTCATTGCTGCTCATTTCCCACATCAGGTCATTGCTGGAGTTTTTTCAG GCATTGCAGTGGCCAAAGCTTTCAACAGAGTGTCCTGGATATACTCAGCCAGCTTGAAGGGTTACATGCACAGCATCCTCTGTCTGGTGTTTGTTGCGCTGGGGCTTTATGCGGTGTTGGATGCTGCTTCAATTGACCCCTACTGGAGCCTAATGAAGGCACAGAAGTGGTGTATTCAATCTGAATGGGTCCATCTGGACACCACACCCTTCGCTGGCCTCCTCCGCAACACAGGGGCCCTGTTCGGCCTGGGACTGAGCCTCCATTTGCCTACTCATGgtgatttgcaaaaaaataagaaCTGTGGAAACAGCGCCTTTTACAGACTGACCTGTACAGCTGCAACCCTGCCCCTGCTGAGCCTCTTAGACTCGTTCAGACCACCCACCAGCACTCATGCTCTCTTCTACACGCTGTCTTTCTGTAAGAGTGCCACAGTGCCTCTAACTACAATCAGTTTTGTACCTTACTGCATAAGCACACTAGCAAATGCGTACCGCAGGATGAAAGCCCATTAA
- the kat7a gene encoding histone acetyltransferase KAT7a: MPRRKRNAGSSSEGTEDSDFSAEHTDSSESEAHVVRNTRLTRSSLRLSRSSQDASPVRNPTAPVSEEVVNYSTRRVTRSQQQGATVSPKKYPLRQSRSSGSDTEQHGEISERGRRRKPHGSSLMPSLI, encoded by the exons ATGCCGAGGCGGAAG AGAAATGCTGgcagcagttctgaaggcacagAAGACTCGGACTTCTCGGCTGAACACACAGACAGCTCAGAGAGTGAAGCACACGTGGTTCGAAACACTCGCCTCACTCGCTCCTCGTTGAGACTCAGCCGCAGCTCGCAAG ATGCCAGTCCTGTGAGGAACCCGACTGCCCCAGTTTCAGAGGAGGTGGTGAACTATTCCACTCGTCGAGTAACTCGTAGTCAACAGCAGGGGGCGACCGTCTCACCCAAGAAATACCCCTTGAGGCAGAGTCGCTCTTCTGGCTCAGACACGGAGCAGCATGGGGAAATCTCAGAGAGGGGTAGGAGGAGAAAACCGCACGGTTCTTCACTCATGCCTTCCCTCATTTGA
- the g6pc1b gene encoding glucose-6-phosphatase b isoform X1, which translates to MLLYSRSAAIMEVLYGYGISSTLYLQKHFGHAQSWFTFVSTIADLRTTFLFFFPIWFHLQSAVGVKLVWVAVVGDWLNLVLKWLMFGERPYWWVRETVYYGNLTVPQIKQFPMTCETGPGSPSGHAMGAAGVYYAMVTSLLLNFKECDPLKRWCLQALLWAVFWSVQVCVSLSRVFIAAHFPHQVIAGVFSGIAVAKAFNRVSWIYSASLKGYMHSILCLVFVALGLYAVLDAASIDPYWSLMKAQKWCIQSEWVHLDTTPFAGLLRNTGALFGLGLSLHLPTHGDLQKNKNCGNSAFYRLTCTAATLPLLSLLDSFRPPTSTHALFYTLSFCKSATVPLTTISFVPYCISTLANAYRRMKAH; encoded by the exons ATGTTGCTCTATAGCAGATCAGCTGCAATAATGGAAGTATTGTATGGTTATGGGATAAGTAGCACATTATACCTGCAGAAGCATTTTGGGCACGCTCAAAGCTGGTTTACCTTTGTGTCAACAATAGCAGACCTGcggacaacatttttattttttttccccatttggtTCCACCTACAATCAGCAGTGGGAGTCAAGCTAGTCTGGGTTGCTGTTGTAGGAGACTGGCTCAACTTAGTTCTTAAGTG GCTCATGTTTGGCGAGAGACCTTACTGGTGGGTGAGAGAAACTGTTTATTATGGCAACTTGACTGTACCACAAATTAAACAGTTCCCAATGACCTGTGAGACCGGCCCTG GAAGCCCCTCGGGACATGCAATGGGCGCTGCAGGGGTCTACTATGCCATGGTTACGTCACTGCTGCTGAATTTCAAGGAGTGTGACCCTCTGAAAAGATG GTGCTTGCAGGCTCTTCTTTGGGCTGTTTTCTGGAGTGTGCAGGTGTGTGTCAGTCTTTCTCGAGTCTTCATTGCTGCTCATTTCCCACATCAGGTCATTGCTGGAGTTTTTTCAG GCATTGCAGTGGCCAAAGCTTTCAACAGAGTGTCCTGGATATACTCAGCCAGCTTGAAGGGTTACATGCACAGCATCCTCTGTCTGGTGTTTGTTGCGCTGGGGCTTTATGCGGTGTTGGATGCTGCTTCAATTGACCCCTACTGGAGCCTAATGAAGGCACAGAAGTGGTGTATTCAATCTGAATGGGTCCATCTGGACACCACACCCTTCGCTGGCCTCCTCCGCAACACAGGGGCCCTGTTCGGCCTGGGACTGAGCCTCCATTTGCCTACTCATGgtgatttgcaaaaaaataagaaCTGTGGAAACAGCGCCTTTTACAGACTGACCTGTACAGCTGCAACCCTGCCCCTGCTGAGCCTCTTAGACTCGTTCAGACCACCCACCAGCACTCATGCTCTCTTCTACACGCTGTCTTTCTGTAAGAGTGCCACAGTGCCTCTAACTACAATCAGTTTTGTACCTTACTGCATAAGCACACTAGCAAATGCGTACCGCAGGATGAAAGCCCATTAA